Below is a genomic region from Phragmites australis chromosome 20, lpPhrAust1.1, whole genome shotgun sequence.
GCGACAACATGGACGGCGCCTCCGGCGACGAGCTCGATCCGGACAACAGCAACCCgcgcaagaagaagaagcgctACCACCGCCACACGCCGCAGCAAATCCAAGAACTTGAAGCGTGAGTCTTATTAACGTCTCGAGAGATTCCATGGAAAAAAATCGAGTTTTTAGACCTAAACATCTGCACATACAGTGTGTTCAAGGAGTGCCCCCACCCGGACGAGAAGCAAAGGATGGAGCTCAGCAAGCGGCTCAACCTGGAGAGCCGCCAGGTCAAattctggttccagaaccgccgCACCCAGATGAAGGTTTGGACTACATAGATCGGTCAATCCATGGACGATATGTGTCTCTGTGTGTGCTTGCGTGATGATAATTTTGTGTCTTGCATAATCGTGATGAGCAGACGCAGATCGAGCGGTACGAGAACGCGCTGCTGCGGCAGGAGAACGACAAGCTGCGCGCGGAGAACATGACGATACGGGAGGCGATGCGCAGCCCCATCTGCTCCAACTGCGGCGGCGCGGCCATGCTTGGGGAGGTGTCCCTTGAGGAACAGCACCTGCGCATCGAGAACGCGCGCCTAAAGGACGAGTTCGACCGCGTCTGCGCGCTCGCCGGCAAGTTCCTCGGCCGCCCCATCTCCTCCGCGAGCCCGCCGTCCCTGCAGGGGTGCTCCGGCCTCGAGCTGGGCGTCGGCACCAATGACTTCGGGCTCGGCTCCCTTGGCGCTTCGGTGCTGCAGCCCATCCCCGACCTGATGGGCGCTGGCCTGCACGGCTCCGTGGGTTCGGCGGCCATGCGCCTGCCCGCGGGCATCGGCAGCCTCGACGGCGCCATGCACGGTGCGGCCGAGGGCGTCGACCGCACCGTGCTCCTCGAGCTCGGGCTCACCGCGATGGAGGAGCTCGTGAAGGTGGCGCAGATGGACGAGCCGCTCTGGCTCCCCCGTCCGGACGGCAGCGGCTTCGAGACGCTCAACTTCGACGAGTACCACCGCGCTTTCGCCAGGGTGTTCGGGCCGAGCCCCGCCGGCTACGTCTCCGAGGCCACCCGCGAGGTCGGCATCGCAATCACCAGCAGCGTCGACCTCGTCGACAGCCTCATGGACGCGGTACACAAACATTTTCAGCCATGTTTAATCACATACGCGCTCCGTATCGTAAGTACTGACACGACACATGTTTCGTGCGCGGTTTCAGGCTCGGTGGTCGGAGATGTTCCCGTGCATCGTGGCGAGGGCGAGCACGACGGACATCATCTCGAGCGGCATGGGCGGCACGCGCAGCGGATCAATCCAGCTGGTGAGTCCCATTCGCGCAGTTGCGTCACGCACGCACGGGCCTGCCTAGGCTGGCCGTGCCACAAGCCCACGACTACTCCTACTGGCGTACGTACGAGATGTGACGACGTCGTGCTGGACTGCATGCAGATGCACGCGGAGCTGCAGGTGCTGTCGCCGCTGGTGCCAATCCGGGAGGTGGTCTTCCTCCGGTTCTGCAAGCAGCACGCCGAGGGGCTGTGGGCCGTGGTCGACGTCTCCGTGGACTCCGTCCTCCGCCCCgacggccaccaccaccaccaccacgcgcAGAACGGCGGCTGCGGCGCGGCCGGCTACATGggctgccgcctcctccccaccggATGCATCGTGCAGGACATGAACAACGGCTACTCCAAGGTACGCGCTGTCCGTCCGTACGTCACCGTGGTTGTGCTCGTCCGACTTGATTGCCTTAAATCCGCACGGCGCAGCGGCATGCGGCGGCTACAGTGCTCAGTATTTTATGCTCCTACGCGTGCGCGTACGTGGGTGAGCGAATGAATGCATCCAAGGCTGCACTGCGCTGCGCACCAATCGATGCGCGCAGGTCAATGTCCCTCGCGTAGAGGCTTGGCTCGGGCGCCGAGACGTGTGTGCGATCAGTTGGTTTCCGTGCCGTCTGCGAAGACTCAGACTCGGAGGTCTCAGGCTCAGTGGTCTGACGCGCAGCGAGCTTGACCTGTAGCTGGGCATCTAGCTCGGGGTATCACATGATCTTCTTACCCAATTTTGAACCATTTCGATGCTTCTGCGACCATATCCTCGCGCCGTACGTGCACCGAAATGCCCGTGCCGCTCGGTCGCAGATATAGATCCAGTTTTTTAGGGTATCATGTAGTTTAATCACTGGCAAAGCTGGTGTGTGCATGCAATGTGGTCGATAAATCCAAACCTCCCATGTTATTGTTATGACCCATGGACAACTCTTGGTTGTAGATCTTGTTTGTTTCCTGGGCTTTAACATATCTTTTCCTGCAGTGCCGCTACTGTAGTGTATAGTACACGTCTAGCTAGGGTTTTTGCAGTGGTCAACTGGGTTTCTTCTGAGCCCTGAATTCCTGATGCCTTGCTTGTTTTGACGATGATGAGCAGCATGCAGCTGTTGTGGTGCATGTGTATTGCATCGCTTGTCCTCTTGCGTGACGGCGTACGCCTTCGATCGATCTTATCGTGGCCATTTGCTGCGCGTCTTTTACCTTACGCGACCAGCGGCGCTGCCCCTTTTACCTGCCTCCACCATTACTGCCCTGTGGCAGCAAGTGGCAGTGGCATGCACACATGGGAGGTGGGATCTGGCAGCTCGTGCTAACGCTGCTGCTATTGCTTTGTACTGCGCGTACGTGTACGTGCTGTACCGCAGGTCACGTGGGTGATTCACGCGGAGTACGACGAGACGGCGGTGCACCAGCTCTACCGCCCGCTGCTCCGCTCCGGCCAGGCCCTGGGCGCGCGCCGCTGGCTCGCCTCGCTCCAGCGCCAGTGCCAGTACATCGCCATCCTCTGCTCCAACTCCTTCCCCGCGCGCGACCACGCCGGTGAGTTCTGCGTTCTTCGTACATGCATAGGACTGGAAAATGGTTACGAATGGCGTGCGTGGCTAacaatggtggtggcggtggtggtgtgCAGCGATAACTccggtggggaggaggagcaTGCTGAAGCTGGCGCAGCGGATGACGGACAACTTCTGCGCGGGGGTGTGCGCGTCGGCGGCGCAGAAGTGGCGGCGCCTGGACGAgtggcgcggcggcgagggtgGAGGAGGCCCGGGCTGCGGCGCcgcgggggagggggaggagaaggtGCGCATGATGGCGCGACAGAGCGTGGGCGCGCCCGGGGAGCCCCCCGGCGTGGTGCTGAGCGCCACCACGTCGGTGCGGCTGCCGGCCACGCCGCCGCAGCGCGTGTTCGACTACCTCCGCGACGAGCAGCGCCGCGGCGAGTGGGACATCCTCGCCAACGGGGAGGCCATGCAGGAGATGGACCACATCGCCAAGGGCCAGCACCACGGCAACGCTGTCTCCCTCCTCCGGCCAAATGTAAGTGCTCACGTTTCACTCACTCGCGTTTACCATTGTTTTACCATTGTGATTAGTGaatgagctctctctctctatccatTTGGATTTTTGATACCACTTGTTGCTACAGCTTTTCAAGTACCTAGTACTGTACCCTGGCGCTGTATTTGTGGGTATATGCATGGGTTGAGGGACACAGTGACATTAAGAAGAGGACAAACAAGAAAAGGTTAAAAAATCGCATTGGCGCCATATATATCACCAGAAACTGGGGCAGGGTTGACATTTGTGAGAAAAAGCTTTTCTACCATGCTTGGAAGCATGCATGCAGCCTAGCTGCCCTTGTCCTTGCTCACAAAAGCCTGCCTGGTCTTATCTTCCCTCTGTGAACTCATTTCTggatctcttctctctcctttctcttttgaGGTGCATCCTGACTGATTGAATCTGAGATTGACGACTAGTAGTGTAGTACTCTGTGATTTTATCAAGACAGTTATTCCAATATGATAGTTTATTCCTTCCAAAATTGGCTCCATACTCTCTGACAGATTGATGTGATTCTTTTACACTTGCAATggttaatttaaatttttttgatttgCCTGCAACTCTACAGTGGTTTTGCCAACAAAAAGCATGCATCAATGCAATTCACACAATACAATTTCCACGTGCATTTCATACTAGTTAGTGAAAAGTCAACTGATGCTCAAGTCCATTTGTTCTCTTCAGATTCCGACCATTTCACAAGATCCTTATATACACGCTTTTGTGTTTGGAGATGTTGCAGGCAACAAGCGGCAACCAGAACAACATGCTGATCTTACAGGAGACCTGCACCGACTCATCCGGCTCCCTCGTGGTGTACGCGCCGGTGGACGTGCAGTCCATGCACGTCGTCATGAACGGCGGCGACTCCGCGTACgtctccctcctcccctccggCTTCGCCATCCTCCCGGACGGCCACGGCGCGCCGTCAAACCCCGCGCAGGGCTCATCGCCGAATGCTCCTTCCACCGGCGGCAACACCGGGTCCCTCGTGACGGTGGCGTTCCAGATCCTTGTGAACAACCTGCCCACAGCGAAGCTCACTGTGGAGTCGGTCGACACCGTCAGCAACCTGCTCTCCTGCACCATCCAGAAGATCAAGTCGGCGCTCCAGGCCAGCACCATCTCGCCCTAGTGGGCATTTGACATGGATTCCGGCCACCGACCGGTCTCGCTAGCTAGGCCGGAGCCGGATGCCATGTCAAATGCTTAACTTGAGGCCATGGCAGATTTTACAAGCTCGGGTTAGCTCATCATGCACTTCAGAATGGTACAACAAGAATGGCGGCCATGCAAAGAAACTCTTGCAGGCGGTGTTCGATTGAGAGGCCCTGccaaaaagaagaggaaaaataaattatatagtGTGGAGTATATTTCATAGAGCTAGCAATGGGGTGAGGTATAC
It encodes:
- the LOC133901365 gene encoding homeobox-leucine zipper protein ROC6-like isoform X2 — translated: MSFGGMFDGAGSGIFSYEAGGGAGMHNPGRLIPTPPIPKPAGFAAPGLSLGLTNMDGGQLGDMSRLGLMGSGGSGSGGDGDSLGRGREDENDSRSGSDNMDGASGDELDPDNSNPRKKKKRYHRHTPQQIQELEAVFKECPHPDEKQRMELSKRLNLESRQVKFWFQNRRTQMKTQIERYENALLRQENDKLRAENMTIREAMRSPICSNCGGAAMLGEVSLEEQHLRIENARLKDEFDRVCALAGKFLGRPISSASPPSLQGCSGLELGVGTNDFGLGSLGASVLQPIPDLMGAGLHGSVGSAAMRLPAGIGSLDGAMHGAAEGVDRTVLLELGLTAMEELVKVAQMDEPLWLPRPDGSGFETLNFDEYHRAFARVFGPSPAGYVSEATREVGIAITSSVDLVDSLMDAARWSEMFPCIVARASTTDIISSGMGGTRSGSIQLMHAELQVLSPLVPIREVVFLRFCKQHAEGLWAVVDVSVDSVLRPDGHHHHHHAQNGGCGAAGYMGCRLLPTGCIVQDMNNGYSKVTWVIHAEYDETAVHQLYRPLLRSGQALGARRWLASLQRQCQYIAILCSNSFPARDHAAITPVGRRSMLKLAQRMTDNFCAGVCASAAQKWRRLDEWRGGEGGGGPGCGAAGEGEEKVRMMARQSVGAPGEPPGVVLSATTSVRLPATPPQRVFDYLRDEQRRGEWDILANGEAMQEMDHIAKGQHHGNAVSLLRPNATSGNQNNMLILQETCTDSSGSLVVYAPVDVQSMHVVMNGGDSAYVSLLPSGFAILPDGHGAPSNPAQGSSPNAPSTGGNTGSLVTVAFQILVNNLPTAKLTVESVDTVSNLLSCTIQKIKSALQASTISP
- the LOC133901365 gene encoding homeobox-leucine zipper protein ROC6-like isoform X1, whose protein sequence is MSFGGMFDGAGSGIFSYEAGGGAGMHNPGRLIPTPPIPKPAGFAAPGLSLGLQTNMDGGQLGDMSRLGLMGSGGSGSGGDGDSLGRGREDENDSRSGSDNMDGASGDELDPDNSNPRKKKKRYHRHTPQQIQELEAVFKECPHPDEKQRMELSKRLNLESRQVKFWFQNRRTQMKTQIERYENALLRQENDKLRAENMTIREAMRSPICSNCGGAAMLGEVSLEEQHLRIENARLKDEFDRVCALAGKFLGRPISSASPPSLQGCSGLELGVGTNDFGLGSLGASVLQPIPDLMGAGLHGSVGSAAMRLPAGIGSLDGAMHGAAEGVDRTVLLELGLTAMEELVKVAQMDEPLWLPRPDGSGFETLNFDEYHRAFARVFGPSPAGYVSEATREVGIAITSSVDLVDSLMDAARWSEMFPCIVARASTTDIISSGMGGTRSGSIQLMHAELQVLSPLVPIREVVFLRFCKQHAEGLWAVVDVSVDSVLRPDGHHHHHHAQNGGCGAAGYMGCRLLPTGCIVQDMNNGYSKVTWVIHAEYDETAVHQLYRPLLRSGQALGARRWLASLQRQCQYIAILCSNSFPARDHAAITPVGRRSMLKLAQRMTDNFCAGVCASAAQKWRRLDEWRGGEGGGGPGCGAAGEGEEKVRMMARQSVGAPGEPPGVVLSATTSVRLPATPPQRVFDYLRDEQRRGEWDILANGEAMQEMDHIAKGQHHGNAVSLLRPNATSGNQNNMLILQETCTDSSGSLVVYAPVDVQSMHVVMNGGDSAYVSLLPSGFAILPDGHGAPSNPAQGSSPNAPSTGGNTGSLVTVAFQILVNNLPTAKLTVESVDTVSNLLSCTIQKIKSALQASTISP